The Harmonia axyridis chromosome 3, icHarAxyr1.1, whole genome shotgun sequence nucleotide sequence CAATCCAAAGAATTAACCTGATGAAAAAGCTCCCTGGGAATTATCAGCATGAGTTGTCATCCAAAGACAACAATGATAACTGAAGTATGTGAAGAAGAACTAGTATTTTCGCTGAAAATGCCAGAACAGCATCAAACAGAAAAGTCCTTACCGTGACACTCGTCTCCAACTTGCTTGAACCCTTCGTGACAGCTGCAGTTGTAACTTCCCCTAGTGTTGATGCACTCGTGAGGGCAAACATGTTGGCCAGTCTCGCACTCGTCTATATCCACGCAAGATATGCCATCGACGTTCAATTGATAGCCAGAAGGACAAGAACAGCTGTAACTTCCTTCTGTGTTGTGGCAGTGGTGCTCGCAAGGTGAGGGGTGCAAAGTGCACTCGTTGACGTCTTTGAATGGAATAGAAATTATAAAGGTTAGAGTCATTCAGGttttaattcattgaaaaacgATTGAAATTAAAACAGTAATAAAATATTGATACGTGCATGATAGTATGTACCGAATTCAAGAGTTTTTGGGGATGCTTACCTCTACAGAAAAGACCTGATTCGTCTACTTTGAAACCCTTGTTGCAGATGCAGCGGTAGGAACCCATGGTGTTGATGCACTGCCCGTTGTTGCATAGATCTGGGATGGTTTCGCATTCGTTGACGTCTGAAAGAAGCAATATAAGTCGTTTTTTCTTTCTGTTGAACAGGAATTTGATAGTGTGACGAACATAGgactaattgtttttttttattcccttGAATCTCATGGCTTACCTGCTCCATCGACTGTGAAACCGCTGTCCAAACACAACTCTTGGTATTGTGGCGAGTATCTTGAAGGGCATATTTCACAACCTGCTCCCCAAGCTTCTCCCATAGAACAGCAACAATCTGCCTTCGTGACCCTTCGCATTTCTCTGTTTGATGTACTGCAACGACCTTGGATGAGTTTGCGGAAGCAGAATTCCTTCCTCCTATCTAAAATGATAAGAGCATAAAAGCTTTAAATacatcaagatttttttttctgtatgcaTCACATTAGAATTATTTCTTACCAACACATCGTTTTCTATCAGGGGTAGGCTCGAATCCTTCGAAACACTCGCATCTGTAGGAGCCTTCCAGATTGTAGCAACGTCCATTGCTACACAGGGAAGGATCTGCGGAACACTCGTCGATATCGATGCAATCGTCACTTCCTTGTACTTGCAGATAGCCAGGCGGGCAAATACACATAAACCTGCCTATCAAGTTCTTGCACTGGAACTTGCAGTTGTTTGCTGGAGTGTTGCATTCGTTGACGTCTGTAGGAAAACAATGAACTCATAAGTAGAAGTATAATTGAGAATAAAGTCACAATACGGGTCttcgaatttaaaaatattaacttGCAACGCTTTACTAAGTAGTCCAAATTTGTGTAATTGGCCTTCAAGTTAACCTAAGTTTCGTAGTTGCAATATATAccataatgcccgccactcacgaagcgtttcttcaagtgtttggtagcaagcgtcgaagagattccagtcagacagttcgggacacggccgtacgactgtaaatcagagtatgaacttgactgcccgactggaatctcttcgacgcttgctaccaaacgcttgaagaaacgcttcgtgagtgacGGGCATTAGTGGATAATTTCATGGATAATTCTATTATTTATTCGAGTTTCTTACCTTCACAATGTGTGCCATCAGCAGCCAATGCATAACCATAAGGACAGATACATCTGAATGATCCAGGAATGTTGTAGCATCTAAAAGCGCATTGATTTCCCATCTCCAAACATTCATTCACGTCCTCGCATACCTAAAATCACTTAGAGTTCATATAAAACGACAAGAACCTTCTAAAATAGTGCTAGGCAAGTTAATTCACTAACGATAGAATAATTTACTTCTATTAACTAGTTCTGAATACGTAGAGTCAATGGTTTGCTCATCCTATTAACAAATCAAAAAATGGTAAGAACTTATAAACTGAGTAAGGACTGCAGATGAACCTATGTATTACCTAGCCTTACTGTTGAAGTATAATTACCGAATAAAAACAAGCAAAAACTAACTTAACTAGTGAAGTAGGGACTTATGAGTAACCTCTACGCACCTGCATAGGACCTGGAGCAAAACCATCATTACATCTACACTCGAAGCCTCCCTGGACGTTCGTACAAGTACCATTCCCACAAATGGATGGATTCACTACGCACTCATTGTCGTCAACACACTTTTTGCCACTTTCATCCAAGACATAACCCTGGGGGCAGTCACAACGGAAGGAACCGTCGGTGTTGATACAGTCCCCACCCTCGCAGATGTTAGGCATCAATTCGCACTCGTTGATGTCGCTTCCGGTCTCCAATCTTCCTGGACCTTCGGGGCACAGTCTATGGAATTCGGCTGCAAGTAGAAAAAAATAAGTATCTAAAAAAGCACCAAGAGTGTTTGAATCTTACGCGTGTTCTCCGGAGGACACCTATCACAATATCTCCCCCAAGCAGCCCCCTTCGAGCAGCAGCACTCCTTGAACGAAATATGCATGCCTCTGGGTTCTTGACACTGACCCCTGTTGAAGTTGTCGTAGCACTGCTCCTGTCTCACGTCTATGCACTTCATCAGTATGTGGTCTATCTTGAAACCGTCAGGACAGGTACAGAAGGCTCCTCCGatggtgttttgacatacaccgTTCTCGCAAGAACCGGCGTTGACTTCGCACTCGTCTATGTCCTCGCAGGTGCTGAGGTCTTGGTTGAGCTCGTATCCAGCTGGACAGCTGCATATGAAGGATCCCATCACGTTCGTGCACTTTCCTGGCAGTGGGCAAGTTCCAGGTAtctgaaatgaagaatttttaaaGATAGTGGAGGAAGAAGTAGAACAATAACTGCCAAGAAGACTCCAGGAAGTTGTAATTGAACATTATTGGATTTTTGGAACGAGGAAAAAGTGTAGGAGACCTTTCCTTTACTTCTATTTTGTTTCTTTGACCAACATGCAAGTGTAAATATCTTTTAAAGTTGACAATAACATTTAAAGAACTTagttgatatacagggtgttactaaTTACCTCTCTGCATTCGTCGACGTCTCTGCAGTTATGTCCATCCACTGACAGGGTGTACCCAGTCGCACACTCGCAAGCGAAAGATCCAACCGTGTTCCTGCATCTTCCGTTCCTGCACAAGAACGGCATCATGTGACACTCGTCGATGTCCACGCAATCGTTGTTGGGACTCAGCTTGAAGCCAGGGTTGCAATGGCACTTGTATTCGCCAGCCATGTTGACGCAGGTGCCGTTTTTGCAGACGTTCGGGTGTCTGGTGCACTCGTCCACGTCTACACAGGTGTCCCTAGAGGGGGAGAGGTAGTACCCGGAGTCACAGATACACTGGAAGCTGCCCTGGAGGTTCTTGCACTCGCCGTGTTGACAGATATGAGGCCTCTCGATACACTCGTCGATGTCTACGCAATCGACGAAAGTCGAACCGTGTTTGTAGCTGGAATTGGTAAAATTGGTAGTAAATACATATAACTATTCTCTGATGCTTGTTGTACTAGATTTCTCGAAATAGTAACTCACCCCTCCGGACATTTACATTCGAAGCTCCCTGGAAGGTTGATACACTGAGCGTTCCCACTGCAAGGCGACTTAGAACACTCATTGTCATCAATACACTGATGCGAATTGGCGTCATAGATATACCCTCTGTTGCACTGACATTCGAAGCTGGTAGGAGTGTCAATACATTGCCCATGTTTGCACATCGAGGGCATCAGCTCACATTCGTTAATGCCCTCGGACTTGTTGGTCATCGGGTTCATAATCTGACCTGGGTGAGGTCCACACAGACCAACGTATTCACCTGAAGTTTAAGGAAGGTTTAAGAGGGGTTGCGTTGAGGTGTTGGAATGATTCCTAAATGAGATGTGGGTATACCTACTAGTGTTTGATAAAGGGCATGGTTCACAAGGTGATCCCCAAGCTTGGCCCATGGAACAACAGCAGACTTTCCTCGTTTGATTCTGTGTCATTGGTGCTGAGCATCGCCATCTGCTGTATTCGAGATAGCAAGTCTCTTTTCTCAGGTCAACACACTCCTCTGGAAAACAAATTATTGTTTGTAATCAGTCTGTCAAGGTAAAACTTGAAAGGAATGTCTCCTTGAGTTCCTCTAATAGGCTTGAACTCAATTGTAAGATGTTTCGTACTTACTTCTTCCAGGAAGTGGCATGTATCCTTCAGGACATTGACAGTGGTACTTTCCAGGCTCATTTATGCATTGCCCAACGCTGCAAATACCAGGGTTTTCGACGCACTCATTTATATCGACGCAAACGTAACCAGATTCGTCAAGCTTGTAACCTTCATTGCAGGAACACATGAAGCTTCCGAAAGTGTTGGTGCAGTATCCGTTTTGGCAAAGGTTTTCATGTTCCTCACACTCGTTAATATCCTCCAGAACGACCTAGACATAGGGAATCAAATTTGAATGTCTCAGACTTTTCAGATAATTGAAGTATCTACTCTTATTATTACTCCAAATGTCTTACCGTAACATCATTCGGCCTGTATCCCATACCTCCTGGACACAGTTCCTGATATTCCTCACTATCCAAGGCAGGACAAGCTTCACAGTTAGGGCCCCATCCCTTACCAACAGAGCAGCAACAAGAAGCCTTGGTAACATAGTTGGCAGATGGAGATGAACAACCATGCTGGTCCACTTGCAGATAACAACGTGATGTTCTTCTGTCTACAaaccaaaaataaaaagtaaaacaTATCATAAGGTACAAAAACTTCTCACTCACCAATACATGCATTTCCACCAGCCACTAGTTCGTGATTCAGGGGACAGGTGCACTTGTAGCTGCCTTCCAAGTTGCCACATTTTCCGTACAGACAAGACTGGGGACTCTCGCACTCATCTATGTCAGTACAGTTGCCACCAGAGCCATCTAGTTTGTATCCATCGTGGCAGTCGCATCGGAATACACCAAAGAGGTTCTCGCATTTTCCATAGACGCAGAGGTTGTTGAACATGACGCATTCGTCAATATCTGGAAGGATTGAAGCACAACAATTAAAGAATTATTCCGaataaaaacatatttaaaAGGGCTTGAATGAAATAGAGGAAAGATGAGAAACATGCAAATTTACCCTAGTACTTCCTCTTTATTAGTTTTTGAATGGTAGATTCTATCAAAAATGTTTCACCCCACCATTCGATTCATCGACACattgcaataatttcattttcatcaatttgaatATTACCCAAACAAGCATTGCTCTCAATTGGATCAAGCGTTTCTAGTTGGACGGTCAAATTCGAATTTTGGTCATATCAAAAGAAGCAAGATTTCAAACCAAGCATTACCTATATGGCTATTCTGATACATACTTTTCAGTTCTCTTGCCCTATCGTATGACACTTCATACAATATTTCTCTATGTTTTGAAAACTGAAACGATTTCAGGtttgtaaatgaaaaaaaacattttttgaaaacttaCTTTTTCCGTACTTATCGTTGTAGGTGTTTTTTTCACATCTAACTATTGTACACTACAGTATAGATATAAATTGTTCTACTCTCAAGGGTTTTATAGTAATACTAATATTTTGGTAGGATTTTTTGTCATCTTAAATGTTTGTGTTTCAATAAATAACCATTCTGAATTATCAGAAATCAATTTGTAATCAtttaagaaataaataaataacttttcagaaattttgtAGGTGTTCGCtcgtttaaagaaaaaaataacttaTTATGGGGACATATTTGGCGAAATCAATCGACATTCAGCATCTTataaggttgtttttttttggaaaaatatgacATTACTATAACCAAGCATGTTAGTGAGGGAAATCCTATACAATCTAGCACAATTGTAGTACCTCTACCAGTCAGTCAATAAAAACTAAAGcagaaaaataaaacgaagCGATACTAGAAGAAAACaaactacaaaaataataagacataaaacaacataaataaaatgaatatcttCAGCAGTAAAAAACTAAATTTAAGTCTTATTTACCGACGCACGACTTGTCGTTTCCTTCCTCGGGATGCATAAAGCCCATTTCACACTCGCAACGGAAGGAACCGGCAAAGTTGATGCATTGACCGTTCTCGCACAGATTGGGGTCGTTGGTACACTCATCTATGTCCTCACAGTTGTAGCCGTCGCCTTTGTAACCTGCATCGCATTCGCACTTGAAGGAACCATCGTTGTTGATGCACTGGGCGTTCTGGTCACACCCTCCGTTGTTGGTTTTGCACTCGTTGATGTCGCGGCAACTCTTGCCGTTGCCCGTGAAGCCGTCCAAGCACCGGCACTGGTAGGATccctaaaaaaaacatttcagaaGCTATAGTAGACTGGGTATAAGGATTGATTTACTAGAGATCATTATTTCAGAGCTATAGGTAACCAACTTGATTCTTCATGTTTTTCTATCCCTACTCTCCAAGGCCTCGGTGAGACCTCTCTTCTGAGAGGTCTTATCTCTGATAGAGTGATTGAATGGTGAAGGAAAGTGGATCCAGTAATCTGCTACCAACTTGGTTTCAGAAATGTATCCACAACCGAAGCGATCGTTTATCAAACTATGTAGCTATGATCTTCAATTCTCATTGCATCCATATTCTATGTTCCATTATGACATTTTCCTAGAGTCAATTTTCgcaaaacaattttaaaaattccAGTGTTTTATCCAGTACAAAATCTCAACGCCCGATCATGTCCAAGACCTCACCTTTCCCATCGGCATTCCCAGTCTTCAGACCTCGTTCAGTAAAAAGCCTCATCATCGAAGAGGATATAATAGAGAAACTTGGAGGGGGCAAGATATGCGACATCCCAGCCACCAGCACCAAACCCAAGGTCAACGTCTTCCCCTATTGGCGACCAAAGAAGAACCTCTGTCTCGACTACAGCCTATCCCAAGATCACATCATCGTCGATACCAGGAGGGTGAAGATCTTCGCTAGAAAAACCGCCGCAACCTACGACTGGAACCCCAAACCGGTGGTTCCCAAGGCCAAGAGGTTCAAGTTCGGGAACGGTATGATGCCTCCAGGTCAGTTCGTCGATGAGATGTACAGGGAGAAGGTGGACGAGAGGCAGAAAAAGTACCTGGCAGCGCTAACCAAGAGACTGACGGTGAAGAAGAGGAGGGAGCACAGCATAAAGAACAAGAGGCTGTTCCAGATGCTGCACAGGAACCTGATCATCGACAATTTTGCCATATACAAGAGGCCGTGCTTCTCCAGATGTATATGTACCGAGTGTTTCAGATATCCAAAATCGTTTGTACGGCCCGAGTGGTGGTGAATATGTATTTATGagtattttggttgtttcaatGTTTGTAGTTGAGGGTGTgtcaatacatgtttttcgggTATTGGgatatttctttcttcttctcaGAACAGTCCTGGAGGTTCTTCTACTGTTTGATCTATCCAAATTTGCTCTTTGAAAATACTATGCATAAATAAAAAGTAGATACTCACAGGAATATTGATACAGTTGGCGTTCTCATGACACTGATGTGTACCTAAGTAACACTCGTCGTCGTCTGTACAAGAAGCACCTCCATCAGGTTTAACAGAATATCCCTCTTCGCATCGACAGTGGAAGGAACCCAGGATGTTGATGCATTCTCCATTCCCACAAATATTTGGGTTCTTGCATTCGTCAACGTCtacaagataaaaaaataacatatatattttttatgatgaaaatttatcaaaattgtGAGGTATCATCCCATTCTGTCCCTATTTCATTCCATAAAATATGAATAGCTACAGAAACCATCGAGTACCGGACACTTTTGATCTATGATGGGGTCATGGAATGCTGAACCCTTTCTCCTAACGTTTTAATAATCATAACACTTATTTTATGTAGCAGAAAACAAACTCACCTAGGCACGATGTTCCTTTAGGTCCTGGAATTAGCCCTATCGTACAATGACAAATATAGCTGCCTGGAATATCCTCACATCTACCACCATTGCATATTCTTGGGTTTTCTTTGCATTCATCAACGTTCATACATCCTCTTCCGTTTAGCATCAAAGCGTATCCCGACCTTTAACAGTTGAATAATatgtagagggtgttttttttagagctatagaactttaaattgcaataaaacaacgatggattattcgattgacatgaattttatttatccgcaagataatcttgtggcattacattctaaatatgatttctggcatatgaccgccacggctggctcagatgtagtccatctggacgtccaattttcgatgattttttccaacatttgtggccgtatatcggcaataacacggcgaatgttgtcttccaaatggtcgagagtttgtggcttatccgcatagaccaatgacttcacatagccccacagaaagtggtctagcagtgttaaatcacaagatcttggaggccaattcacaggtccaaaacatgaaattaggcggtcaccaaacgtgtctttcaattaatcgattgtggcacgagctgtgtgacatgttgcgccgtcttgttggaaccacagctcctggacatcatggttgttcaattcaggaatgaaaaagttagtaattatggctctataccgatcaccattgactgtaacgttctggccatcatcgtttttgaagaagtacgggccaatgattccaccagcccataaagcgcatcaaacagtcagtttttctggatgtaatggtgtttcgacatacactttagGATTGGCTTCActgcaaatgcggcagttttgcttgttgtcgtagccattcaaccagaagtgcgcttcatcgctaaacaaaataaaatggacgtagtgcgcgatacgtattccgcacagaaccattattttcgaaataaaattgcactatttgcaagcgttgttcaggcgtgcgtctattcatgatgaattgccaaaccaaactgagaataaatcatttaacagctgttaaatcggtcgccatctcgaacagtaacgccattttaaagttatatacctcgaaagaaaacacccgttacatgctAATTTTTGAAAAGTAATCCCAAGAACATTAAACAATTGATCACAATAATCCATCCACGGTCTGATACAACAAATGAAAATCTTAAATATGAAAGAATCTATCAATTCTTAgcaggaaaaaataataaactacaaTTGTAATTATTTTGAAACAGTCAAGAGAGGTTACAATTTAGACAGAATACGTTGTGATCTACACAGCTTTaggttgaaaattataaaaatccatCAAAATTGTCAAAGAAGGTTTCGATTATTTCGGATATCTTATCAGTTCActtcttgataataatttgGTTCTATTCATAATAGATGTTATTGTAGCTGATTTACAGATCTTAAGATCTAGTTATTCTTGAAGAGTCTTGATTTTTCTtgcagaaaaaataattcaaaacttACCCGCAGGTACATTCAAAGCTACCAGGAGTATTTACACAGATATCTTCACATGGCTCTTCCTCGCATTCatcaatatctgaaaaaaattatgggtATATCTTAAACGTTAAAAATCGGAAATAGTTTACCAGAAAGTACCATGTACAGTGCAATACAGACCAAACTAACACAAGCTGTTATTTGAATTGCCAACATGCCTATTCGAAATCGATGAAATTATGGTCTTGTGATATTCTTGAGAAATACAACATTGTCATTTACGTTTCTTTTGGAAAATggacaacttcaatattttcatattttcgcACAAAATGACGTGAAAAATTTCACTCGAATAAAAGCAATTTCGCTCAGATTTCTTGTGAGAGCACGCACAAGTATCAGTAAAACTATCCCGACTACTTCTTATAGTTGACTGAACCCGAATGTATCAACAGAAGCTTTGGAATTATTGCTATTATATATCTTTCTATTTTCTGTTAACTGCCGATCCACAATAGGACCATTCAGCGGGATTTTCAGGTTCAGGCCATGAAATTCGCTAGAAACATAACTGAATGAGGTACTTGATGTTGTGTTTACTCCTGAAATTAATGGAGCAGAGCAACAATAATGGATTTTCTAATTATAATTCTAATACTCCATGTATTATTAGCTCTCTGGGAGTACAGGTGACCATTTCACCAGACAGTGTTGTAAATGAGCCTGACGAATGCGGATTATTTACTTTTGGAACAAAGATATAATCTTGTGAAAATTAGTAAAAAGACACCGATAAGACAGTGATGGATTAGACATCCTATAAATAACACAAGATGCGACTCAAATAGTTCTATTTCCAAAATTCTACAGTTCAACTTGGATTTCTTGGACCATTTCATTCCAATTCTATGAGTTGTTTTCATTCTACTTTGAAAAGGACACACTTtctaaaatgagaaacataagatCTAACCATAGATGGTTAGATGCGCCTTGAAAAGAGGAGATGAGATAGTAACGATGAATCTAGAGTGCTGGATGTCCTTTTAAAAAACTACAACAAGACGACCACACTTATTACAATTCGCGAGGGATTGGTAATGTTGTAAGAATTCTTACCTGATATTGTTACCTTATGATTCTGTCTAGTGGTCATATTGCCAATATTATAACTATTCAATGTAGTTTATAAACttagttttttcaattgatGTGTATTATACTTGAtcaaaactataattttttgagTGCAACTTTCGATTATTGAGTAAATCTAAATAGTGTTCTTCCCATTCCCTGAATATTAAATGAACGCGTTCAAAAGATTTACCGGTTGAAAGTTTTCGATAAAATGCATAAAACGTAAATAAAAAACTCAGGACACTCGAACACTCAGTCAGACTATCCAAATTATCCTGCATTTGCACTGAAAGGAGTTATTTTTGTAAAATACCAAACTTACCTTCGCAATGAGATTTGAGTCCAGTCTGCGAATATCCTTCATTACAAACGCACTGGTACGTCCCCATCATGTTCTCACAAACTCCATTGGAACATATACCGCTGGTAATTGAACACTCATCGATATCTTTACAGGTCTGCTTGTCAGAAGCCAACTCGTGGCCAGGTGGACATTCGCACTTGTAAGAGCCTTCAGTGTTTATGCATCTTCCTCCCCTACACAACCCAGGTATCTCTTCACACTCGTTGATATCTGCAAGTCGCTCATATAACACAATTGGGAATCTACAGAAAGATTCTAAGACTTACCCATGCAAACTTGCATAGGAGCTACAGCACTGTAACCTTCATTACACTCGCACATGAAATCTCCTGGAATGTTCTTACAGACTCCGTTTCCACATACGTTAGTTGTTGTCAGACTACACTCATCGATATCTGCAGAAAAAAATAGCAAATGAAGTATAGTATCTCGAGTGAGGGTTTACAACATCTGAAATAAATTTCCAGATAGTGCGAAACCAATAATTTTTTACTATAGTTTGAGCTGGAGAATTGGTTGCTTCACCTTCTAAATCTTCAGTATTATATCCTACTCACCAACACACTTTATTTTGCTGTCATCGTAATCGTAACCCTTGTTACacttgcagctgtaaccaccgACTGTATTCTTGCATCTACCGTTCTGACACATT carries:
- the LOC123674650 gene encoding uncharacterized protein LOC123674650; the encoded protein is MSKTSPFPSAFPVFRPRSVKSLIIEEDIIEKLGGGKICDIPATSTKPKVNVFPYWRPKKNLCLDYSLSQDHIIVDTRRVKIFARKTAATYDWNPKPVVPKAKRFKFGNGMMPPGQFVDEMYREKVDERQKKYLAALTKRLTVKKRREHSIKNKRLFQMLHRNLIIDNFAIYKRPCFSRCICTECFRYPKSFVRPEWW